Proteins from a genomic interval of Chionomys nivalis chromosome 7, mChiNiv1.1, whole genome shotgun sequence:
- the Lrrc59 gene encoding leucine-rich repeat-containing protein 59 codes for MTKAGSKGGNLRDKLDGNELDLSLSDLNEVPVKELAALPKATVLDLSCNKLSTLPSDFCGLTHLVKLDLSKNKLQQLPADFGRLVNLQHLDLLNNKLVTLPVSFAQLKNLKWLDLKDNPLDPVLAKVAGDCLDEKQCKQCANKVLQHMKAVQADQERERQRRLEVEREAEKKREAKQQAKEAKERELRKREKAEEKERRRKEYDAQKASKKEQEKKPKKETNQAPKSKSGSRPRKPPPRKHTRSWVVLKVLLLLLLLCVTGGLVACRLTGLQQQPLCNSVNTIYDNAVQGLRHHEILQWVLQTDSQQ; via the exons ATGACCAAGGCCGGCAGCAAGGGCGGGAACCTCCGCGACAAGCTGGACGGCAATGAGCTGGACCTGAGCCTCAGCGATCTGAATGAGGTCCCCGTCAAGGAGCTG gCTGCACTCCCAAAGGCCACTGTATTGGATCTGTCCTGCAATAAACTGAGCACTCTTCCG TCGGATTTCTGTGGCCTCACACACCTGGTGAAGTTGGACCTCAGCAAGAACAAGCTGCAGCAGCTGCCCGCAGACTTTGGCCGCCTGGTCAACCTTCAGCATTTGGATCTCCTCAACAACAAGCTGGTCACCCTGCCTGTCAGCTTTGCTCAGCTCAAG AATCTGAAGTGGCTGGATCTGAAAGACAATCCCCTGGATCCTGTCCTGGCCAAGGTGGCAGGAGATTGCTTGGATGAGAAACAATGTAAGCAGTGTGCAAACAAG gtCTTACAGCACATGAAGGCCGTGCAGGCGGATCAGGAACGGGAGCGGCAGCGCCGGCTGGAAGTGGAGCGAG AGGCAGAGAAGAAGCGGGAGGCCAAGCAGCAAGCTAAGGAAGCAAAGGAGCGCGAGTTGCGAAAGcgggagaaggcagaggagaaggAGCGCCGACGGAAGGAGTACGATGCCCAGAAAGCTTCCAAGAAGGAGCAGGAGAAGAAGCCCAAGAAGGAAACAAATCAGGCCCCAA AATCTAAGTCTGGCTCTCGCCCTCGCAAGCCACCACCCCGAAAACACACTCGCTCCTGGGTTGTGTTGAaggtgttgctgctgctgctgctgctgtgtgtgacAGGAGGGCTGGTTGCATGCCGGTTGACAGGGCTGCAGCAGCAACCCCTCTGCAACAGCGTGAACACCATCTACGACAATGCCGTCCAGGGCCTGCGTCATCACGAGATCCTCCAGTGGGTCCTCCAGACCGACTCCCAGCAGTGA